One part of the Odontesthes bonariensis isolate fOdoBon6 chromosome 15, fOdoBon6.hap1, whole genome shotgun sequence genome encodes these proteins:
- the tnni3k gene encoding serine/threonine-protein kinase TNNI3K → MGNYKSRPSQTCTDEWKKKVGESYSVIIEKLEDDFQLPDSQLVDLKLAFSSDEAFKKVNMSYRTEKGLSLLHLCCVCGGSKAHIRTLMLKGLRPSRLTRNGFTALHLAAYKDKAELVTALLHGGSDVQQVGYGALTALHVATLTGHHEAADILLQHGAYVNVQDAVFFTPLHIASYNGNEQLAKLLLKFGADVNVSGEVGDRPLHLAAAKGFLGIIKLLMGDGSKANVNAQDNEDHVPIHFCARFGHHEILSFLLQGSFEVQPHSVNIYGDTPLHLACYNGKIAAAKAIIQFSGAESLSKENIFSETALHSACTYGKDLEMVKFLLSQNTMSINYQGRDGHTALHSACFHGHIRLVQFLLDSGADMNLVACDPSRSSGEKDEQTCLMWAYEKGHDAIVTLLKHYKRPDDSPCNEYSQPGGDGSYVSVPSPLGKIKSMTKEKAEVLVLRASLPSHFHIQLSELEFNEIIGSGSFGRVYRGKCRNKIVAIKRYRASTYCSKSDVDMFCREVSILCRLNHPCIIQFVGACLDDPSQFAIVTQYVSGGSLFSLLHEQKRLIDLQSKLIIAIDVAKGMEYLHNLTQPIIHRDLNSHNILLYEDGHAVVADFGESRFLQSVEEDNMTKQPGNLRWMAPEVFTQCTRYSVKADMFSYALCLWELLTGEIPFAHLKPAAAAADMAYHHIRPPIGYSIPKPISTLLIRGWNSCPEDRPDFSEVVSNLEECLCNVELMSPASSNSSGSLSPSSSSDCLLARGGPGRSHVAALRSRFELEYALNTRAYAFWTQSEHRRASGGLSLEELRRNMQFSPIDRNGYVSDPLSTMRFCSSFSSSGSFEDSN, encoded by the exons ATGGGAAATTACAAATCAAGACCATCTCAGACGTGCACAG ATGAGTGGAAGAAGAAGGTGGGCGAGTCCTACTCTGTAATCATCGAGAAGCTCGAGGATGACTTCCAGCTTCCCGACAGTCAACTGGTGGACCTCAAACTGGCTTTCAG CTCTGACGAGGCTTTTAAGAAGGTGAACATGAGCTACCGAACGGAGAAGGGGCTGTCgctgctgcatctctgctgCGTGTGTGGAG GGAGCAAGGCCCATATACGCACCCTGATGCTCAAAGGCCTGCGTCCTTCTCGACTGACCAGAAATGGTTTCACCGCACTCCACCTGGCTGCTTACAAG GACAAAGCAGAGCTGGTGACTGCGCTCCTCCACGGAGGGTCAGATGTGCAGCAGGTGGGATATGGGGCCCTGACAGCGCTGCATGTTGCCACGCTGACTGGACATCACGAG GCCGCAGATATACTCCTACAGCATGGAGCTTATGTCAACGTACAGGACGCTGTGTTTTTTACCCCGCTGCACATTGCCTCCTACAATGGCAACGAGCAG TTGGCGAAGCTGCTCCTGAAATTTGGGGCAGATGTGAACGTGAGCGGTGAGGTGGGTGACCGGCCGCTGCACCTGGCTGCAGCTAAAGGGTTTCTTGGCATCATCAAACTGCTGATGGGTGATGGGAGCAAAGCTAATG TGAATGCCCAAGACAACGAAGATCACGTCCCTATTCACTTCTGCGCTCGTTTTGGTCACCATGAGATTCTCAGTTTCCTTCTGCAGGGCAGCTTTGAAGTTCAGCCTCACTCTGTCAACATCTACGGGGATACACCGTTACACTT GGCCTGCTATAATGGCAAAATCGCTGCAGCGAAGGCGATAATACAGTTTTCTGGTGCGGAAAGTCTTTCAAAGGAGAACATATTCAGTGAAACAGCCCTTCACAG TGCCTGCACCTATGGTAAAGATCTAGAAATGGTCAAATTCTTGCTGAGCCAGAACACCATGAGCATCAACTATCAGGGCAGAGATGGACACACAG CTCTACACAGTGCCTGCTTCCACGGCCACATCCGCCTGGTGCAGTTCTTGTTGGACAGCGGGGCGGACATGAACCTTGTTGCCTGCGACCCCAGCAGGTCCAGCGGGGAGAAAGATGAGCAGACGTGCCTAATGTGGGCTTATGAAAAAG GTCATGACGCCATCGTAACTTTACTGAAACACTACAAGCGTCCAGATGATTCTCCTTGCAATGAGTACTCTCAACCAGGAGGCG ATGGGTCCTATGTTTCTGTCCCGTCTCCTCTCGGAAAGATCAAAAGCATGACTAAAG aaaaagcagaagttctggtGCTGAGGGCCAGCCTGCCATCTCATTTCCACATTCAGCTGTCTGAGCTGGAGTTTAATGAGATTATCGGATCTG GATCCTTTGGGAGAGTCTACAGAGGGAAATGCAGAAACAAAATTGTCGCCATAAAACG cTATCGAGCCAGCACTTACTGCTCAAAGTCAGATGTAGATATGTTCTGCAGAGAGGTTTCCATCCTCTGTCGCCTCAATCACCCCTGTATAATCCAGTTTGTGGGGGCTTGTCTTGACGACCCCAGTCAGTTCGCCATTGTCACCCAGTACGTCTCTGGAGGCTCTTTGTTTTCCCTGCTGCACGAGCAGAAGAG GCTTATCGACCTGCAGTCCAAGCTCATCATTGCCATCGACGTGGCCAAGGGCATGGAGTACCTACACAACCTCACCCAGCCTATCATCCACCGGGACCTCAACAG TCACAATATCCTGCTTTATGAGGATGGACATGCGGTGGTGGCTGATTTTGGAG AATCCAGATTTCTGCAGTCTGTAGAAGAGGATAACATGACCAAGCAGCCAGGG AACCTCCGCTGGATGGCTCCTGAGGTGTTCACACAGTGCACTCGCTACTCAGTGAAGGCAGACATGTTCAGCTACGCCCTCTGTCTGTGGGAGCTGCTCACTGGAGAAATCCCCTTTGCTCACTTGAAACCAG ctgctgcagcagcagacatGGCTTATCATCACATCCGGCCACCTATTGGTTACTCCATCCCCAAACCCATCTCTACGCTCCTGATAAGAGGATGGAACTCCTGCCCAGAG gACAGGCCTGATTTCTCTGAAGTAGTTTCCAACCTGGAGGAATGCCTGTGTAATGTGGAG CTGATGTCTCCAGCCTCCAGCAACAGCAGCGGCTCCCTGTCGCCCTCTTCCTCCTCCGATTGTCTGCTTGCGCGAGGAGGACCCGGCCGGAGCCACGTGGCCGCTCTACGCTCCCGGTTTGAGCTGGAGTACGCTCTCAACACTCGTGCCTACGCCTTCTGGACTCAGAG CGAGCATCGCCGAGCTTCTGGAGGCCTTTCACTGGAGGAACTCAGAAGGAACATGCAGTTCTCTCCCATCGATCGAAATG GGTACGTGTCTGACCCCTTGAGCACCATGAGATTCTGCTCCTCCTTCAGCAGTAGTGGCAGCTTCGAGGACAGCAACTGA